A single region of the Panthera tigris isolate Pti1 chromosome B1, P.tigris_Pti1_mat1.1, whole genome shotgun sequence genome encodes:
- the HPGDS gene encoding hematopoietic prostaglandin D synthase: MSNYKLTYFNMRGRAEIIRYIFAYLDIKYEDHRIEQADWPEVKSTLPFGKIPILEVDGLNLHQSLAIARYLTKNTDLAGKTELEQCQADAIVDTLDDFMSRFPWAEKKQDIKDQMFNELLTYDGPHLLQDLDTYLGEKEWLIGNSVTWADFYWEICSTTLLVFKPDLLDNHPRLVTLRKKVQAIPAIADWIQRRPQTKL, from the exons ATGTCAAACTACAAACTCACTTATTTTAATATGAGGGGGAGAGCGGAAATTATTcgatatatatttgcatatttggaCATAAAGTATGAAGACCACAGAATAGAACAAGCTGATTGGCCTGAAGTCAAATCAA ctCTTCCATTCGGTAAAATACCCATTTTGGAAGTCGATGGACTTAACCTTCACCAGAGCCTGGCAATAGCAAGATACCTGACCAAAAACACAG ATCTGGCTGGAAAAACAGAACTGGAACAATGTCAAGCTGATGCGATTGTGGACACATTGGATGATTTCATGTCACGTTTTCCTTGGGCAGagaaaaaacaagatataaaa gATCAGATGTTTAATGAGCTTCTTACATATGATGGACCTCATCTTCTGCAAGATTTGGACACATACTTAGGGGAAAAAGAGTGGCTCATTGGTAACTCT GTAACTTGGGCAGATTTCTACTGGGAAATTTGCAGCACCACACTTTTGGTCTTTAAACCTGACTTGCTGGATAACCATCCTAGATTGGTAACATTAAGGAAGAAAGTTCAAGCCATTCCTGCCATCGCTGACTGGATACAACGAAGGCCCCAAACCAAACTCTAG